The Halobacillus ihumii genomic sequence GAGCTTCACTATCAACACCTGCTTTTCAATATGTATGTAGTGAAGATATCTTATTCATAACAAATTGTCAACTTGATTATATTTACGGTTAACCTATAGTTGGCGATTCTAAAGTTAACAATAAAAAGTCAGCTTTTCCTATACTACTGGAAAAGCTGAACTTTAAAATTTATAACACATACTCAGCAAGGCTTCTTTGTACTTCTTGAATTGGGCTGTCTTTCTTAAACGTTTTCCCAATTGGTTCACTGCTTCCAGACAACCATATTTTCAGCTCCGACTCTAAGTCAAAGCCACCAGCAGTTTCTACACTAAAATGGGTAACACTCTTGTAAGGAATCGAATGATACTCTACTTTCTTCCCTGTCATTCCTTGCTTATCAATTAAGATTAAACGTTTATTTGTGAAGATAAAAGAATCTCTTAATACCTTATAACCACTTTGAAAATCTTCGCCGTCTACAAGTACTTCTTCAAGCTCTTTGGCAATTTCCTCGCGATCAACTTCACTTGCGTTTCCCATTAAACCATCTAGAAACCCCATTATTATCGCTCCTTCGTTTAAGAAATTCACTAGTTTATAGACAAGTATAGCATGCGTGGTTTCAAAAATTCCAAGCTTCACCATGTGGTAGTTATATAAAATTGTGGGTAAAAGAAATAGGGTATTGCCAACTTGGTTCACATCTCACTTTTAACATTCTGCCTAATTCAAACGCCTTAGCAGTAAACTTTCACAAGGTTCAAGTGTGATCGTCAATTCATTTTGTTTCACGTGGAACATTTGGTTTTTGTTAATCAAGTGCTGCCATTTTCCTTTTCGTGCTGGCAAGGTCACTTGTCTTTCCTGACTAACATTACGATTCATTATATATAATAAATGCTCGTCGGCTGAGGGATCCCCAAAATGATCAACCCCGTGTTCAATTAAACGTTCATAGCCATAGACATCTTCGTGTGGAGTGAGCGAGTTCCAACTCCCTGTTCTAAGTGATGGATGTTTCTTTCTTATGTTTCCGATCGTTTTATACCACGAAATCAGATGCTGATCTTCCCTGCCCCATGGGTAAGGTTTACGATTATCAGGGTCTTCTCCCCCAGTTAAACCAGCTTCATCTCCATAATATAAAGAGGGGACGCCAGGGAAGGTATAGAGCCAGAGGCTTAGCGCCTGTATCTGTTTACGAACTAATTCAGCTCTCTTATTACTATCCAAATCCTCTGGCAAAAATTCGGCTAGCAGTGTTTTAATTCGCTCAACATCATGAGTGGACAACATATTCATGAGAGAATAAAAGAATTGTTTGGGATAATGCTCACTTAGAGTCAGAAGACGACGATCAAGGTAATAAGCATCTACCTCGCCTTTTATAAAACCAAGCATTACATCACGTAAAGGATAATTCATGACAGAATCCAACACTCCGCCTAAGAAATAGTCCCTTCGTTTTCCATAGGCTGTTTTATTGGATGCATCCTCCCATACTTCACCTAATAGTACACTCGACGAATCGTACTCCTTAAGCTGACAATTGATCTGCTTAATCAAATCATCCGTCAGTTCATCTGCCACATCTAGACGCCAATGCTTCACACCGGATCGTTGCCACGTCTTTATCACACTGCTATCTTCGTGAATCAGGAAATTCCGATAGCTTTCATCCTCTTTATTTAAGGTCGGCAGCGTCCCAATTCCCCACCATGCCTGATAATTGTCAGGATAATCATAAAAGTTGTACCACGAATAATAGGGAGATTTCATAGATTGATAGGCTCCAACTGTTTCATACTGACCTCTCTGGTTAAAGTATTTGCTATTACTCCCTGTATGACTAAATACACCATCAAGCATGATTTCAATCCCCAGATCGGCTGCCTTTGTCATTAGCTGCTCGAACTCTTCTTTCGTACCTAGAAGAGGATCTATCTTGTGGTAATCACCTGTGTCATAGCGATGATTGCTTTCAGCCTCAAAGACAGGATTCAAATAAATGACCGTAACTCCTAGCGATTGTATATAGTCAAGTTTTTTAATAATTCCATTTATATTCCCGCCGAAAAAATCCCAACGAACCACTTCTTCTTGATCGTTTCGAATATAAAAGGGATCGTTATCCCAATGAGTATGCATTAAACTTGACTTAGGGGCGTCTTCAAGCTGTACTTTTCCTGAAGCATAGAATCGATCAGGGAAAATTTGGTACATTGTTGCATGCTTCCACCATGAGGGAGTCTCATAA encodes the following:
- a CDS encoding PH domain-containing protein: MGFLDGLMGNASEVDREEIAKELEEVLVDGEDFQSGYKVLRDSFIFTNKRLILIDKQGMTGKKVEYHSIPYKSVTHFSVETAGGFDLESELKIWLSGSSEPIGKTFKKDSPIQEVQRSLAEYVL
- a CDS encoding glycoside hydrolase family 13 protein: MKPQDIYHNSFDLTYREPFGAAPNGSSVTLTIDINHRHPVSYVILHYIYDKTDREETIEMDRVSEKHPSSSFEASIIMPEEPQLVWYFFEVKIEEEVLYYGRLNNEESGEGEIHKEVPPSWQITVYDPSYETPSWWKHATMYQIFPDRFYASGKVQLEDAPKSSLMHTHWDNDPFYIRNDQEEVVRWDFFGGNINGIIKKLDYIQSLGVTVIYLNPVFEAESNHRYDTGDYHKIDPLLGTKEEFEQLMTKAADLGIEIMLDGVFSHTGSNSKYFNQRGQYETVGAYQSMKSPYYSWYNFYDYPDNYQAWWGIGTLPTLNKEDESYRNFLIHEDSSVIKTWQRSGVKHWRLDVADELTDDLIKQINCQLKEYDSSSVLLGEVWEDASNKTAYGKRRDYFLGGVLDSVMNYPLRDVMLGFIKGEVDAYYLDRRLLTLSEHYPKQFFYSLMNMLSTHDVERIKTLLAEFLPEDLDSNKRAELVRKQIQALSLWLYTFPGVPSLYYGDEAGLTGGEDPDNRKPYPWGREDQHLISWYKTIGNIRKKHPSLRTGSWNSLTPHEDVYGYERLIEHGVDHFGDPSADEHLLYIMNRNVSQERQVTLPARKGKWQHLINKNQMFHVKQNELTITLEPCESLLLRRLN